Genomic DNA from Porites lutea chromosome 4, jaPorLute2.1, whole genome shotgun sequence:
AAAAAATTCTCCTGCACGTGCCTAACAAGTATGCCGAGCAGTCTTAAATAACTCTCGTGGTGAGGCGTAAATTGGGATAGCGATTATAATGTATCCATGGCGAACAAATTTTGGTTTCGGCCAGGGCTTGGGGATATACACGGGAGTTTTTAAATTCATAGGTGCTAACACGTTAATTATTTCTTTACCTTAAATTACATTGTACTAATAATAACGTTTTCTGGCGCCTTATTTTTTGTAGAATGAATTTCAGCAATCAAAAAAGAACCCCTATGAATAACGTCATATTAGACCCTTTGCACTCAATCAAATTTGGATACACCATGGAAACCAAAGTTGGATTCACCTTTGCGTACATAACGATCTTTGTAATATCGCTATTCGGCAATTCTGTGGGACTACAGGTGGTGGAGAGAGCCAAAACCCCTTCGAAGCGAATCACTTATCTGCTGATCAAGAACTTGGCAGTTGCTGACTTAATTCTAACCCTGACAGAGATGCCTTACTGTGTGTGGGTTATGTATTTCGATTATAATCGCTGGTTCGGTGGAACAATGGGAACTATCACGTGTAAACTGTTTTTCTATGCCATACTTGTCTCCATCGCCGCTTCTGTGATAACATTGACTATTATCTCCATCGATCGCTTCTTTGTTATCTATTACCCTCTAAAACTAACCCTTTTCCATAAACATAAGACGATCACAATGATAATATGGTTTGTCTCATTACTCGCTGTTATGCCATACTTATTGTTCTTCAAAGTTGAGAAGTTTGGAGACTATTATGTTTGCCTCCTTTGGTCCAAGAACAGCAAAGAAACATATCTCGTCATGAGAGCTTTTCACATTTTTGCCTTTATTGCCTTTTATGCACTTCCACTGTTAATAACAGCTGTAGTCAACTGCCTCGTTGCTCGTAGAGTCTGGTTTCACAAGTCTCCAGGAAATTCTTCCAGTAACAGAAGCTCGACAGCCGCGAACCGGAAAGT
This window encodes:
- the LOC140934506 gene encoding substance-P receptor-like → MNNVILDPLHSIKFGYTMETKVGFTFAYITIFVISLFGNSVGLQVVERAKTPSKRITYLLIKNLAVADLILTLTEMPYCVWVMYFDYNRWFGGTMGTITCKLFFYAILVSIAASVITLTIISIDRFFVIYYPLKLTLFHKHKTITMIIWFVSLLAVMPYLLFFKVEKFGDYYVCLLWSKNSKETYLVMRAFHIFAFIAFYALPLLITAVVNCLVARRVWFHKSPGNSSSNRSSTAANRKVIRMLAIIVVGFALCWLPCYINHYLMFFQPAVWEKIPIAVWTFNFWLGHANSALNPLFYIGLYRRFRKAFLDALTVLFAFPCRVVSHCMFYVTEEPSAAMPSPRNEAPRQQNGGGRYIMGRRENSGRRREIGGRK